One window from the genome of Methanomassiliicoccales archaeon encodes:
- a CDS encoding DNA polymerase II large subunit: MKELACSDNMKRYFQDMYRENDRCYEIAKLARQQGYDPETFVEIPQAEDLAARVEQQLSDWHVEGVADRIRELSLTHESREEVSLLVAKEVAKFPAKTREEALDRAVRVGLSVLTEGILVAPIVGIGAVKIGTNGDGTEYVSVFFNGPIRAAGGTGQAMSVLIADVVRREFGIGRYIPTFQEVERLKEEIPLYKMKQHLQYLPSNEEIELIYKNCPVCVDGEKTEDAEISGFRDLPRIGTNAVRGGVALVISEGLCLKAPKLEKHVKNLKMDGWDFISEYNKMKKGSGEKGDNKVKPDYKYLKDMLAGRPVLSHPSRPGGLRLRYGRGRTTGLAALAVSPATMRAVDDFLAIGTQIKIERPGKAGAITPCDSIEGPILLLKSGDLIQANTMAEADAVKTEIVEIVDLGEVLLPFGEFVENNHVLVQGDYAIEWYKQELLAASEWQLPDDWLDPPTFERALEISKKYRVPLHPKYNLFWYDIKVQELAALREHLLREGKWINRSLAVRIEPGTKRTIENLGALHTVYGDDLILTRYAMPLLAGLGLGVEGERVVARSELAGESSLDAVSAAMGVTVRARAVTRIGTRMARPEKAKERLLSPPPHALFPVGTAGGAQRFIDTVARSAQSEKRDENGRTYSRKKAGAVNASVGVRVCPECGANTILCRCDCGAHTVPREKPQVQSIPVDELLEKAAERVNEPMPEKLKGVIGLISKNRTPEPLEKGILRWKHGIHVNKDGTIRYDMTDVPLTHFRPREIGLSLERAKLLGYDRDAHGYPLTDGEQVCELRVQDIVPAKVCGDYLVKVADFVDDELEKFYGQPRYYNARTREDLIGALAIGLAPHTSGGILCRIIGFTEAHVCYGHPFFHAAKRRNADGDEDSVSLLLDGLLNFSREYLPDSRGGLMDAPLVLATRLDPNEIDKEAHNVDVLWEYPLAFYEATMAMKAPKEVQDSMDLVGGRIKSLLQYEGFGYTHDTNDIAEGPVFSAYKTLGSMMNKLQAQFVLAKEIRAIDKMDVAHRIVTKHFMPDLIGNLGAFSGQKVRCTKCGHIYRRVPLTGRCYCGNNLTMTVAEGSVKKYLRITKLIGKEYGLPNYTRQRIGLMESSIQSMFGGEIDDEEISIDDFILEKENAKLKGKKKSNMVCSLDIYDGAGCEAEPASEESIDDFSAEEPEETDESPRLDD, encoded by the coding sequence ATGAAGGAACTCGCCTGCAGCGACAACATGAAGCGGTACTTCCAAGACATGTACCGCGAGAACGACCGTTGTTATGAGATAGCGAAGCTTGCGCGTCAGCAGGGCTATGATCCAGAAACGTTCGTGGAGATACCCCAGGCCGAGGACCTGGCAGCCCGGGTGGAACAGCAGCTGTCCGACTGGCACGTGGAGGGTGTGGCCGACCGCATACGGGAGCTGAGCCTCACCCACGAAAGCCGGGAGGAGGTCTCGCTGCTGGTGGCCAAGGAGGTGGCCAAGTTCCCGGCCAAGACCCGGGAGGAGGCGCTCGACCGGGCGGTGCGGGTGGGACTTTCGGTGCTGACCGAGGGCATCCTGGTGGCGCCGATAGTCGGCATCGGGGCGGTCAAGATCGGGACCAATGGCGACGGCACCGAGTACGTTTCTGTTTTCTTTAACGGACCCATCAGGGCGGCGGGAGGCACCGGCCAGGCAATGAGCGTCCTGATAGCGGACGTCGTTCGCAGAGAGTTCGGCATCGGCAGGTACATACCCACCTTCCAGGAGGTGGAACGCCTGAAGGAGGAGATCCCACTCTACAAGATGAAGCAGCATCTCCAGTATCTGCCGTCGAACGAGGAGATCGAGCTCATCTACAAGAACTGCCCAGTTTGCGTGGACGGAGAGAAGACCGAGGATGCCGAGATCTCCGGCTTCCGCGATCTGCCACGCATCGGGACCAACGCCGTCCGGGGAGGCGTGGCGCTGGTCATATCGGAAGGCCTTTGCCTGAAGGCACCGAAGCTGGAAAAGCATGTCAAGAACCTCAAGATGGACGGTTGGGACTTCATCTCCGAGTACAACAAGATGAAGAAAGGTTCCGGAGAGAAGGGCGACAACAAGGTAAAGCCGGACTACAAGTACCTCAAGGACATGCTGGCTGGCCGTCCGGTGCTGAGCCATCCGTCACGGCCCGGCGGGCTGCGGCTGCGATACGGCAGGGGAAGGACGACCGGACTGGCCGCACTGGCCGTTAGCCCGGCCACCATGAGGGCGGTGGATGACTTCCTGGCCATCGGCACCCAGATCAAGATCGAGCGGCCGGGGAAAGCGGGGGCGATCACCCCGTGCGATTCGATCGAAGGACCGATCCTTCTGCTCAAGAGCGGCGACCTTATCCAGGCGAACACCATGGCCGAGGCCGACGCGGTAAAGACAGAGATCGTGGAGATCGTCGATCTGGGGGAGGTCCTTCTCCCGTTCGGAGAGTTCGTGGAGAACAACCACGTCCTGGTACAGGGCGATTATGCCATCGAATGGTATAAACAGGAGCTCCTGGCGGCGAGCGAATGGCAGCTTCCCGATGACTGGCTGGACCCGCCCACGTTCGAGAGGGCGCTGGAGATATCCAAGAAGTACCGGGTCCCGCTCCATCCGAAATACAACCTCTTCTGGTATGACATCAAGGTCCAGGAACTGGCGGCTCTGCGCGAACACCTCCTCAGGGAGGGCAAATGGATCAACCGGTCCCTGGCAGTTCGCATCGAGCCGGGCACGAAACGCACCATAGAGAACCTGGGCGCATTGCATACGGTCTACGGCGATGACCTTATCCTCACCAGGTACGCCATGCCGCTCCTGGCCGGACTGGGGCTGGGCGTGGAGGGCGAGAGGGTGGTGGCCAGGTCAGAACTGGCCGGGGAGAGCTCCCTGGACGCCGTTTCCGCCGCCATGGGCGTGACCGTGAGGGCCAGGGCCGTGACCCGCATCGGCACCAGGATGGCGCGTCCGGAGAAGGCCAAGGAAAGGCTGCTCAGCCCGCCCCCCCATGCATTGTTCCCAGTGGGGACTGCCGGAGGAGCCCAGCGGTTCATCGACACGGTCGCCCGCTCGGCCCAGTCGGAGAAGAGGGACGAGAACGGAAGAACATACTCAAGGAAGAAGGCGGGAGCGGTCAACGCATCGGTCGGTGTGCGGGTGTGCCCGGAATGCGGTGCCAACACCATACTCTGCCGTTGCGACTGCGGCGCCCATACCGTCCCGCGTGAGAAGCCGCAGGTCCAATCCATCCCGGTGGACGAACTGCTGGAGAAGGCTGCCGAAAGGGTCAACGAACCGATGCCAGAGAAGTTGAAGGGAGTGATCGGGCTGATCTCCAAGAACCGCACCCCGGAACCGCTGGAGAAAGGCATCCTCAGGTGGAAACATGGAATCCATGTGAACAAGGACGGCACCATCCGTTACGACATGACCGACGTGCCCCTGACCCACTTCCGCCCGCGGGAGATCGGTCTTTCGCTGGAGAGGGCGAAGCTGCTCGGATATGACCGTGACGCACACGGCTATCCGCTGACCGACGGGGAACAGGTCTGCGAGCTGAGGGTCCAGGACATCGTCCCGGCGAAGGTCTGCGGCGATTACCTGGTGAAGGTCGCCGATTTCGTGGACGACGAGCTGGAGAAGTTCTATGGCCAGCCCCGCTATTACAACGCCCGGACCAGGGAGGACCTGATCGGAGCGTTGGCGATCGGCCTGGCCCCGCACACCTCCGGCGGCATCCTGTGCCGCATCATCGGGTTCACCGAGGCCCACGTATGCTATGGGCATCCGTTCTTCCATGCTGCCAAGAGACGTAACGCGGACGGGGACGAGGACAGCGTCTCATTGCTGCTGGACGGCCTCCTGAACTTCTCCCGGGAGTACCTTCCGGATTCCCGCGGCGGCCTAATGGACGCCCCGCTGGTGCTGGCCACCAGGCTCGACCCGAACGAGATCGACAAGGAGGCGCACAACGTGGACGTGCTCTGGGAATACCCCCTGGCGTTCTACGAGGCAACCATGGCCATGAAGGCCCCGAAGGAGGTCCAGGACAGCATGGACCTGGTCGGCGGGCGCATCAAATCATTGCTGCAATACGAGGGATTCGGATACACCCATGACACCAACGATATCGCCGAAGGTCCGGTCTTCAGCGCCTACAAGACGCTCGGATCGATGATGAACAAGCTCCAGGCCCAGTTCGTGCTGGCCAAGGAGATCAGGGCGATAGACAAGATGGATGTGGCACACCGCATCGTCACCAAGCATTTCATGCCCGACCTCATCGGCAACCTGGGCGCGTTCTCCGGACAGAAGGTCCGCTGCACCAAATGCGGACACATCTACCGCCGGGTTCCGCTGACCGGCCGGTGCTATTGCGGCAACAACCTGACCATGACGGTGGCCGAGGGCAGCGTCAAGAAATATCTCAGGATCACCAAGCTGATCGGCAAGGAATATGGCCTCCCGAACTACACCAGGCAGCGCATCGGATTGATGGAGAGCTCGATCCAGTCGATGTTCGGCGGGGAGATCGACGACGAGGAAATCTCGATCGACGACTTCATCCTGGAGAAGGAGAACGCCAAGCTGAAGGGCAAGAAGAAGTCGAACATGGTCTGCTCCCTGGACATCTATGACGGGGCTGGCTGCGAGGCGGAGCCGGCATCGGAGGAGAGCATCGACGATTTCTCCGCAGAGGAGCCGGAGGAAACGGACGAAAGCCCCAGGCTGGATGATTGA
- a CDS encoding cupin domain-containing protein: MVKKGFVGNIEKDTNKNTDFRRVIYTGKFSQLVLMTLKPGEEIGMEVHDTVDQFFRFEAGEGKVIIDEVEHVVHDGMAAIVPSGAWHNVVNTSKKDDLKLYTIYSPPEHQDKVVRHTKAQALAEPEEYDGKPTE; the protein is encoded by the coding sequence ATGGTCAAGAAAGGCTTTGTAGGAAACATTGAAAAGGATACGAACAAGAACACCGATTTCCGCCGGGTGATCTATACTGGCAAGTTCAGTCAATTAGTACTCATGACCCTGAAACCAGGGGAGGAGATCGGAATGGAGGTCCACGATACCGTCGACCAATTCTTCCGGTTCGAGGCGGGAGAGGGCAAGGTAATCATCGATGAAGTGGAACACGTGGTCCACGACGGAATGGCAGCGATCGTCCCGTCGGGAGCCTGGCACAACGTGGTCAACACCTCGAAGAAGGATGATCTGAAGCTGTACACCATCTATTCTCCCCCGGAGCACCAGGACAAGGTCGTTCGGCACACCAAGGCGCAGGCATTGGCGGAGCCGGAAGAATACGACGGAAAACCGACCGAGTGA
- a CDS encoding GTPase, which yields MLNLRKRIPTIMDADEILDKAFRRAVKIDAEGDSKFDMIQRKSGARIMATADIISTILIKYNRAFPSLNDRNEFVAELINVLIGVDELKKALSKLEWAAQKVSELQREYTGKVRRATDLDSMDNERKQYYGRISSVLKRIDKDLKFLQMAREELRKVPDFDNSMPAVVIAGFPNVGKSQLVDRISTAKPQIAAYPFTTQGIGVGHFEKGWRKFQIIDTPGLLDRPLEDRNEIELQAVLALKHLADVIVFVLDPSETSGYSYEKQLHLLESIKKSFDGIPMIEVENKVDLVRTDSDRIKISAMAGENLDELRDEIVRVLKSTEAAAMPMEPLA from the coding sequence GTGTTGAACCTAAGAAAGAGGATACCCACCATAATGGACGCCGATGAGATCCTAGACAAGGCGTTCCGCAGGGCGGTCAAGATCGATGCGGAGGGAGATTCCAAGTTCGACATGATCCAGCGCAAGTCCGGGGCCCGCATCATGGCCACAGCGGACATCATCTCTACCATTCTCATAAAGTACAATCGGGCATTCCCATCGCTGAACGACCGGAACGAGTTCGTTGCCGAGCTCATAAACGTCCTGATCGGCGTCGATGAGCTGAAGAAGGCGTTGTCCAAACTAGAATGGGCAGCCCAGAAGGTGAGCGAGCTACAGAGGGAGTACACCGGAAAGGTGCGCCGAGCGACCGATCTGGACTCGATGGACAATGAGCGCAAGCAGTACTATGGCCGCATTTCGTCCGTCCTGAAGAGGATAGACAAGGACCTGAAATTCCTTCAGATGGCCCGCGAGGAGCTCCGCAAGGTCCCGGACTTCGACAACTCGATGCCGGCGGTGGTGATAGCCGGTTTCCCCAATGTAGGCAAGAGCCAGTTGGTGGACAGGATCAGCACCGCAAAGCCGCAGATCGCAGCCTACCCCTTCACCACACAGGGCATCGGCGTTGGTCATTTCGAGAAGGGATGGAGAAAGTTCCAGATCATAGATACTCCGGGGTTGTTGGACCGCCCCCTGGAGGACCGAAACGAGATCGAGCTCCAGGCCGTCCTGGCATTGAAGCATCTGGCCGATGTCATAGTCTTTGTGCTCGACCCGTCGGAGACATCCGGTTACAGCTATGAGAAACAGTTGCACTTGTTGGAATCGATCAAGAAATCCTTCGATGGCATCCCGATGATCGAGGTCGAGAACAAGGTCGACCTCGTTCGCACTGACAGCGACCGCATCAAGATCTCCGCCATGGCAGGCGAGAACTTGGATGAGCTGAGGGATGAGATCGTAAGGGTCCTTAAATCGACAGAGGCAGCGGCCATGCCAATGGAACCGCTGGCGTGA
- a CDS encoding helix-turn-helix transcriptional regulator, producing the protein MRTTIKENRARLNMTQEDLANRVGVRRETIVFLERGKYNPSLRLAHDVAKALDSKIDDLFFFDDELKEDGAFKKK; encoded by the coding sequence GTGAGGACCACCATAAAGGAGAACCGTGCAAGGCTGAACATGACCCAGGAGGACCTGGCAAACAGGGTCGGGGTCAGGCGAGAGACCATCGTGTTCCTGGAGAGGGGAAAATATAATCCCTCCCTCCGCCTGGCACATGATGTGGCCAAAGCACTGGATTCCAAGATCGATGACCTGTTCTTTTTCGATGATGAATTGAAAGAGGATGGGGCCTTTAAAAAGAAATAG
- a CDS encoding NUDIX domain-containing protein, with product MSLETDCEIKLKKDGETVIDARRASFLEKIIELGSLDTATESIGVSLGEAKVWLQSIDEAIGANALTYASDGKVLLTDEGRSILDEFRTRSRMATSQVQNMWKKPWVTTDGIVVIEDQVVLIKRGREPFKGMYALPGGIVEYGETVEECVVREMEEETGLKTEVLDLVGVYSAANRDPRGHFITLAFNLKPICGQLTGGDDAAEAVLFPLKELPVMASDHRVILYDALMKRGQYGSSVFQDRPEL from the coding sequence ATGTCACTAGAGACCGATTGCGAAATCAAGCTCAAAAAGGACGGCGAGACGGTAATCGACGCCCGCCGGGCGTCATTTCTGGAAAAGATAATAGAGTTGGGGTCGCTCGACACCGCGACGGAGAGCATCGGCGTGTCGTTGGGAGAGGCCAAGGTTTGGCTTCAATCGATCGATGAGGCCATCGGGGCGAACGCCCTGACCTATGCCTCGGACGGCAAGGTGCTGCTGACCGATGAGGGCAGGTCTATTCTAGATGAGTTCCGGACCCGGTCGAGGATGGCGACCTCCCAGGTCCAAAATATGTGGAAGAAGCCGTGGGTTACCACCGACGGCATTGTGGTGATCGAGGACCAAGTGGTCCTGATCAAAAGAGGGAGGGAGCCGTTCAAGGGCATGTACGCCCTCCCCGGTGGGATCGTCGAATACGGGGAGACCGTCGAGGAGTGTGTCGTCAGGGAGATGGAGGAGGAGACCGGACTGAAGACCGAGGTGTTGGACCTGGTCGGCGTCTATTCCGCCGCCAACAGGGACCCTAGAGGGCATTTCATCACCTTGGCGTTCAATCTAAAGCCCATCTGTGGCCAACTGACCGGAGGGGATGATGCGGCCGAGGCAGTGTTGTTCCCGCTGAAGGAACTGCCGGTGATGGCATCGGACCATCGTGTGATACTTTATGACGCCCTGATGAAAAGGGGTCAATACGGCTCCTCAGTGTTTCAGGACCGCCCCGAGCTCTAA
- a CDS encoding 30S ribosomal protein S11 has translation MGKWGIANVFASYNNIIITLTDITGAETITKATGGMVVKQAKDESSPYAAMRAAERVAEIAKEKGIEGIHVKVRAPGGNKSASPGPGAQAAIRALARAGMKIGRIEDVTPVPHDGTKKKGGRRGRRV, from the coding sequence ATGGGCAAATGGGGCATAGCCAACGTCTTCGCGAGCTACAACAACATAATAATAACGCTCACGGACATAACCGGTGCAGAGACCATAACCAAGGCCACTGGCGGTATGGTCGTGAAGCAGGCCAAGGACGAATCCTCGCCGTACGCGGCCATGAGGGCAGCGGAGAGGGTCGCCGAGATCGCCAAGGAGAAGGGCATCGAGGGCATACACGTCAAGGTGCGCGCTCCTGGTGGAAACAAGTCCGCCTCGCCCGGTCCGGGCGCTCAGGCAGCGATCCGGGCACTGGCCCGTGCCGGCATGAAGATCGGCCGCATCGAGGATGTCACTCCGGTCCCGCATGATGGCACCAAGAAGAAGGGTGGCCGCAGGGGAAGAAGGGTGTAA
- a CDS encoding 30S ribosomal protein S13: protein MADKEKEPKTEESQKAEKPQKEEKKGKEGHKKDDKAPKAEVVEKKEPTKAIIKHENANFKYIVRIVNTDLDGEKTVIIAIQGVKGVGNRVADIIVKKANVPRNEKIGNISDEKIEEMENLISTYADFAPTWAINRQNDLETGDDMHVVGIDQDVMLKDDINRMKMIKTYRGVRHETGQKVRGQRTRSNGRTGLTLGVMRQRLQQGGGSEDKGDKGEKKSAPSAAQSAAAAAPKEVKK, encoded by the coding sequence TTGGCTGACAAGGAAAAAGAACCAAAGACCGAAGAGTCGCAAAAGGCCGAGAAGCCCCAGAAGGAAGAGAAGAAGGGCAAGGAAGGCCATAAGAAGGATGATAAGGCCCCGAAGGCGGAAGTCGTCGAGAAGAAGGAGCCGACCAAGGCCATCATCAAGCATGAGAATGCCAATTTCAAATACATCGTCCGTATCGTCAACACCGACCTGGACGGGGAGAAGACGGTCATCATCGCCATTCAGGGAGTGAAGGGCGTCGGTAACCGGGTCGCCGATATCATCGTCAAGAAGGCGAACGTCCCCAGGAACGAGAAGATCGGTAACATCAGCGACGAGAAGATCGAAGAGATGGAGAACCTCATCTCCACCTACGCCGATTTCGCGCCCACATGGGCCATCAACCGGCAGAACGACCTCGAGACCGGTGACGACATGCACGTGGTCGGCATCGACCAGGACGTCATGCTGAAGGACGATATCAACCGCATGAAGATGATCAAGACCTACCGCGGCGTAAGGCACGAGACGGGCCAGAAGGTCCGTGGCCAGCGCACTAGGTCGAACGGAAGGACCGGACTTACCCTCGGTGTCATGAGGCAGCGGCTCCAACAGGGAGGCGGCAGCGAGGACAAGGGCGACAAGGGCGAGAAGAAGTCGGCACCATCAGCCGCCCAATCGGCAGCCGCAGCAGCGCCGAAGGAAGTCAAGAAATAA
- a CDS encoding 30S ribosomal protein S4, translating into MGDPKFPRKAFNTPSHPWQGERIKEEAIVVKEYGLKNKRELWKAKTQVRNLRKQSRDLQARTRTGEEQAKLEARNLLTSCARIGLLPMEGATLDDVLGLQTKSMLERRLQTIVMRKGFAITPGQARQFIIHGHVAIDDRKVTIPGYIVTRGEEDKIVINPRSPIANDTHPLRISQQEALELRAKKPKREPQFEDRRGGKFGGRGGGGFGKPKFVKKVPREAAVAAATVNAPAVPLDLPEDKGVQ; encoded by the coding sequence ATGGGAGACCCTAAATTTCCACGCAAGGCCTTTAACACGCCCTCCCACCCGTGGCAGGGCGAGCGCATCAAGGAAGAGGCCATCGTTGTCAAGGAGTACGGCCTGAAGAACAAGAGGGAGCTTTGGAAGGCAAAGACCCAGGTCAGGAACCTGAGGAAGCAGTCCAGGGACCTCCAGGCCCGGACCAGGACCGGCGAGGAGCAGGCCAAGCTTGAGGCCAGGAACCTGCTGACCAGCTGCGCCAGGATAGGCCTCCTGCCGATGGAGGGCGCCACCCTCGACGATGTGCTCGGTCTACAGACCAAGTCCATGCTCGAGCGCCGGCTCCAGACCATCGTGATGCGCAAGGGATTCGCCATCACCCCCGGTCAGGCACGCCAGTTCATCATCCACGGACACGTGGCCATCGACGACCGCAAGGTCACCATACCGGGCTACATAGTGACCCGCGGGGAAGAGGACAAGATCGTCATCAACCCACGCTCGCCCATCGCCAACGACACCCACCCGCTGCGCATCTCGCAGCAGGAAGCCCTGGAGCTGCGCGCCAAGAAGCCCAAGAGGGAGCCGCAGTTCGAGGACCGGAGAGGCGGCAAGTTCGGAGGCAGGGGCGGAGGCGGCTTCGGCAAGCCGAAGTTCGTCAAGAAGGTCCCGAGGGAGGCAGCCGTCGCAGCCGCAACGGTCAACGCGCCGGCCGTCCCGCTCGACCTACCAGAGGACAAGGGGGTACAGTAA
- a CDS encoding Lrp/AsnC family transcriptional regulator — MKQDELDRLILQLLQKNGKLTNEEIGRMLQRSPSTIRDRIKGMEEDRTILGYSAIVDERRVGILADAYVSAEIDPKKESSALTGLLELQSVSEILHVTGDRRIMFRIKAADDKELLAVLDKKIQPLGFEKMEISYVMDHLISYPGL, encoded by the coding sequence ATGAAGCAGGACGAGTTGGACCGACTCATCCTACAGCTTTTGCAGAAGAATGGAAAGCTGACCAACGAGGAGATCGGTCGCATGCTCCAACGTTCCCCATCGACCATCCGCGACCGGATCAAGGGGATGGAGGAGGACCGGACGATCCTTGGTTATTCGGCGATCGTGGATGAGAGAAGGGTAGGCATATTAGCGGACGCCTATGTCTCGGCCGAGATCGATCCGAAGAAGGAATCGTCGGCGCTGACCGGACTCCTGGAACTCCAAAGCGTTTCGGAGATACTGCATGTCACCGGGGACCGGCGGATCATGTTCCGTATCAAGGCTGCCGACGACAAGGAATTGTTGGCCGTGCTGGACAAGAAGATACAGCCACTCGGGTTCGAGAAGATGGAGATATCCTACGTTATGGACCATCTTATCAGCTATCCAGGCCTATAG
- a CDS encoding DNA-directed RNA polymerase subunit D: MDVKIIEMTEHQAKFLVSDSSPEEANALRRVLISEIPKMAIETVEFHLGPIRDEEGNEFESVSPLFDEIVSHRLGLVPIPSDPSLFVPKDACTCAGEGCPSCTIMYSLNKKGPCEVYSGDLEPLGSEDYRVKDQLIPIVRLGAGQAILVYASAELGIGKKHAKWQATSGVGYKYLPSVKIDMSKCDNGGACIDVCPKKIFTKKDGKVTVENEVSCTMCMACVDVCKNNQAVKVEGDKSKFVFEFETDGSVTAKQALVKALAILEQKFEDFRELVSTLEAA, from the coding sequence ATGGACGTGAAGATAATCGAGATGACCGAACACCAGGCCAAGTTCCTGGTCTCGGACTCCAGCCCGGAGGAGGCCAACGCACTCCGCCGGGTGCTCATCTCCGAGATCCCGAAGATGGCCATCGAGACTGTGGAGTTCCACCTCGGACCGATACGGGACGAGGAAGGGAACGAGTTCGAGAGCGTCAGCCCCCTGTTCGACGAGATCGTGTCGCACCGGCTGGGTCTCGTGCCGATCCCCTCCGATCCAAGCCTGTTCGTGCCCAAGGACGCCTGTACATGCGCCGGGGAAGGATGTCCGAGCTGCACCATCATGTACTCCCTCAACAAGAAGGGACCGTGCGAAGTGTACTCAGGCGACCTGGAGCCGCTCGGTTCCGAAGATTACCGGGTCAAGGACCAGCTCATCCCGATCGTGAGGTTGGGGGCCGGGCAGGCCATCCTGGTATATGCCTCGGCCGAACTGGGCATCGGAAAGAAGCATGCCAAGTGGCAAGCCACCTCGGGTGTCGGCTACAAGTACCTGCCAAGCGTCAAGATCGACATGTCCAAGTGCGACAATGGCGGGGCATGCATCGATGTCTGCCCGAAGAAGATCTTCACCAAGAAGGACGGCAAGGTCACGGTCGAGAACGAGGTCTCTTGCACCATGTGCATGGCCTGCGTCGACGTATGCAAGAACAACCAGGCGGTCAAGGTCGAAGGGGACAAGAGCAAGTTCGTGTTCGAGTTCGAAACGGACGGTTCGGTCACCGCCAAGCAGGCACTGGTGAAGGCGCTCGCGATCCTGGAACAGAAGTTCGAGGATTTCCGCGAGCTCGTCTCCACCTTGGAAGCGGCCTAA